In Rosa rugosa chromosome 4, drRosRugo1.1, whole genome shotgun sequence, the genomic stretch TgaaagaatcaaagacaaaCATTTCACCCTTCCTTTAGTTTTCTCACCCCTCCCTTTAGCTGTAACGGTCCTCCTCTTGTCGGAGAGCCatcattctgtttctttttttcgtttctctatcgacctctctctctcactctctctcgtccgaaagataccgaaacaaagcaaaaatttCTCCAAGCTCTCTTTTCCTCCACAGGCCATCATTCAATGCCGGACAACCTCCAGTGGCATCATCTCAACCTTGCGAAGCTACCTGCAGCGGTTTTGGGTCACGGCACAGTCGGAAACGGCGGCGAAGAGACCGGGTACGTCCAGCCCCGATTTCTTTCCAATTGTGATAACTCGAGCTACAGGccatcaatcctcaccaaacttcatcctcgagctcgcctcaacttcctgaagctcccagaagcagcctcacacggcggcgtggcccgaagcagtggctgcaagtcaaacccaatcaagaacgaaaccggagctatcgatccaaatatcttgagctacaggacgtcgttttgagtgattcttgaaccagtgagctcgccttgaagttctgaacaactcttcagaagggatcgaagcgagtagtggaagtttttacgtcgaacgggagctcgccggattctggaaattttccggccaccgacgctttcgatcaagatatctcgagctgtagagcttcgttttgagtgattcttgaaccagtgagttcgtctttaagttatgaacaagtctcctgaaggaatcgaagcgaaaggaggacatttttacgttgatcggagcttcgccggtttctgcaaattctcgccggtttctggaaaaattccggccacctcgactgttttaggtaatttcaaccacttccggtcattttcagcttacatggtagttatgaaagttgttaagcatgatgcgaggaagaagagcagcccggccccgacaccattggtggtggtcggcggcggctctgccactaactccggcggccctttccggccacctccggggatcaaaaatatggtttctgtacattttcagattctatatttcaatacgatcattttgatatattatacgcaatttttggatatcgtatgattaagttatgaatttttaagtttagatcgatttcgatcgttagatttgtgatctgtgaagttaggaccgtcagatggacttgtagttttgatatgatgatcttatgactgtcccagtggctttgtgtggtcatgggcgaagatccgaccgttggatcttcgtataaatgcaaaacagtgattagggaggcgattcgtgagaatccgtccgtcggattttcgtataaatttgtgaagatgttagtaaggacgattcaggaagatccgaccgttggatcttcgtgatgatttttggggggtgatcctaaaggcgatccgtgaggatccgaccgttggatcatcatttaattttgatccgaccgttggattgtcgtttgagtatgtttttttgagctattggctaagttaaggtcatgtgtgattaggtgattgacggtctcccttgggtgaacgatttcggtgtgtattgtgttgaattgaagacgcagcgggaatatcgaggtgagtaaatcgcacatggttcattcacgaaccgaaattcggtgattttatttaattgagaaattgtggaaattgttttatgaaaataaatatttgttttaaattatatggacttgatcgactacggtccataggtaagtaaaatgtatttaaactataaaaatgaatttctagattttattgcatgtgaactatagttggtattagtggtcactcttgtgtgggtgactacgtatatatatatttacgtggaatatatattggatggtgtaatttactgagttatattttgagcattaccctttggaatatgtgatttatcttagatgttgtgttgtctatgataatgggtaattgagtaaagtgcgatagttgagtcgttgagatgaattaaatgaggagtcgagtgaattgagaaaagcagtcattcgtaaggtgaaccttggcccaggtgacactttacgatacagttagagctctagtctgtctgccatcatactgcttgggggataaacgagttatcatatgcccttgggtatgacatgacatactgaatggggtgattaatataattaatcataagcctgtaagtatgatatactgaatggggtgattaatctaattaatcataagcctgtaagtataatatactgcatgggatgatttatataaataaatcataagcctgtgagtatatattgagtaaacagttgtttgtttttgagtagtcatgttgagatgtgagttgattgatgcttgaagtgacgttgtacacttcaattattatgcaaagaaaatacttgagttaaatttatgcttgagttgatttggttactttaaatcgtgcaatcctttcatttactcatacgagctgtcaaaagcttaccgggtttgtgttgttgcaatcccggtacactattcaaattgtgtagcgggtaatcctacaggtcaggagaatcaggacggtgatcgtgcgggttagagtatttgttatagttttacagcatttgtaatagtgaggtgagttaagctcattgagccttacaatttgatttggtgagagtgtgttgtaataattaacttgaggatttgatttattgtaatattgagaggtgtgaagtgtggttgtttgtgagaaaaaaattcaggacgttaattgtaattgttattattcatgtttcggatttgaattgattattcaaaattcggggcgtgacacatcGAATGCTATACCATCCAGATATTATACACCATAACAGAGCATCAAAAAAAGCTCTACAAGTATAGTTGGCAACGAGTTTTCCTCAATTTAATCCCAATCAACACACTAGAATATGAGCAGCATGACAAATCTACATTATACCTTTTGTCTGATGTAATGCAAGTATATAACCCGAATCTAACAGGACGAATGTGCAGTGCGGTATCTATTTTGTCTGAAATCGAGGTTCTCTAGACCATACACATCAGAATCACTACTCTGGGCAAATTTCAGCAAACAGTGGCAATCTCCTTCTTGTAGTAGGACCATAGACAAGACTCAGCCCAGCAGTGCTGGATGCATCCACATCTTCGTTCGATGAAGGTAATTCAGTTGGAGGCAAGATAACCTCAATGCCATCATCTTGGGGTGACCAGTCCTTGCAGCTGATGACAGTAATTGGGGTCTCGCTGGTGTTATTTGGCTTTGGCGATGAGGTTAacgctgctgctgctgcttctgtAACAGCTGATGCCATGACCTGATGGGCGACGTGGGACTTTGGGCTGGGTGTGCATAATCCTGAGCTAGTTGTAGACTTGCACATCTGTGCCTGGGAAACAATAACAGAACAAACGTACAATGGCAGTTTCAGTAGTTGAATATTTCAAAATTTGACAGCTAATTGTAGCTATCCAACTGCTAACCTCGGATTTGTTCTTGGCAGGGAAAGAAGTTGGACGCAGATTTTCTTTACCATGCACAAACtgtaagaaaattaaagttTGGTCAAGTCCTCACCATCAAAGGGCAATTTGCTATTATGAGTCCAACAATTTGCTTGGGCAACTGAACAAATCATCTCAAAAACCAATGAGATTTAAGGAAATTATAGAGGCAGCATAACCAATGTATTAAACACACTCACAAAACTATCAAAGGCACCATAACAGAAACCCAAATTCTTACAAAATTGTGAGATCAACATATTCAGCATTTAGAGAAGGTTCTAATATTTCAGAGTGAACATTAGGTTCGTGTACAGAACAGACAAACAACTGCACTGACTACTAAAATAATACAATCACAGTACCTCATTGACTTACGTACACTACAATTTAACCTCCTAATGACTAACTAAATTTGGCAGAACACTATTAGTTTCTTTCCTATTATGAAGCTCATGGACGGATGGCACATAAGCTGTTACTTGCTTACTTCAGTGAAAGCAGGTTAACTTTCCCTGACTTCCTTATCAACTCTAGAATTAACTCAAGGTACAAAAACATGACTTCAAAATCTGAGCACCAAGCCAACAACTTATTGTCAGACTGTGACCTAATAGACATTACTTCAGGAGTAATAGCTTTCATCTTCTATTAGCTTTTGTTTAATTTCAAAATTCCCATTCAGTCAATCCCAGAACCGTAGGATGACAAAAGGTGGTGAAtcattttctacagaagcaaccTAATTTTACATAAGAACAAGTTACATATAATGAATCGTAGTACTGCAACATTCATATAAAAGAACAAGTAAATAACTCGAATATGATAATAGGCTACGAGCAATTTGATTGGGCAGTGACAGTAAGGCAAGACTTACAGTATTGCCTCATCTAATGCAATTTGGTGCAATTAACCCAACCAAGTCCTTGTTCACAGTTTTAATATAAAAATCCAGCACTTAGTATTTacagttcaaagttcaaacgcATACTGAGTGATCAATGTGCAACATAAAACAATAAATAGCTAAACTTGATTGTTACAAGTCTCTAACTTGAACCTTGTCTTTTTCCAAACCAATCTCAAACATTAACCACCTATTTGTAAGTTGTAACTACCCTCTACCCGTCTTCTTGAAATGTTAATGAAGTAATGATGGAAAAAACTTTTCTCATGCATTCATTTTACATGTCAAAACCATCAACTTGACTAAACACAGCATTGTCAGAGATCTCGAGGAATAGTAATGTATGTTATGATCTTTGATACACAGCAAGCAAAAATATTTTCTGCCTTGTGCTTGTGTATAACCAAGCAAACATTACTGTTCAGTAAGCTTAAGAAGCAGAGGAGTTTAAGAACACTAGGGAAATCAAAATGCAAAAGATAAAGAGGTCCAATGGAAACACTTGGCCCTCATTTGTAACTACCTCTTCTTTGATGTTAACAAACAAGTGGTAAAACCTAAGATTCATACATAATTCATTTAGCATGTCAAAATAAGTCTCTAATGGACCATCATTTGGACCAACCATGGCATCATCAGAAATCTAAATGAATTCCAAATATCAATGTTGTTTACTCATATCTAATGCCCTCTAGAGGCAGCAAGCAACAACATTTTCTGCTTGACTGTGTTTTTACTGACCATAGCATCTTTATGTAAGTATACTCTTCCTAAAATGTTAGTGAACTAGTGGTAAAATACTGGTGTTGTTCCTCGAAATCTCATTTCACAAGTCAAAAAGCTCTTAATAGACTGTCATTTTCGCTGACGATAGCAGCAGCTGAAATCTCAAGGAATTGTGAATGTCATCAGTTCAAGTGCAAGATCCTTAAACTAACTCAAGTTTGCATCTTTTCAGATCTAAAAATCTCACACCAAGTGTACTTAAGCAATATCCTAGATTcccaaccaaaacaaaacagaaaatcaCAGAAAGACTAATCAACTTGCACCAATTGTTAAAAGAAGCAATGAAAATCCTATTACGATTTCATGACAATACTATTACTTgaaccagagagagagagagatggagaccTGGCCTTTGGAGCCGTAGCTTCCGGCAGCCGAAACGCCGTCCTCCGTCTGCGGCGCGATCAGATTCTGCAGGGGCGCGAGCGGCGACAGTCGACGACGGCGGTACTTGAAGACGTCGATCGGCGACTGAGAACCTCGCAAGTGCTGTTCCATCACTCACTCACTGCGCAAAAAAACAAGCACATCGTCACCACATTGAAATCAATTTTCCCGCCAAAACTCGGATTTTCCTGAGAAAATCTAACGAAGAAGATAGAAATGGCTTGTGATTAGGGATTCGTACCAAACGTAGACGACAGAATTAGGTTTCCGACGAAAATCGTTGACCACGAAGAGAGCCGAGAGGGGGCCAGAAATGAGTGACCGCCTTGCTCAATTGCTCGTCTTTAGAAGTTTAGAGTAGACGAATATAATACTGCTGGTATTTATATGCTCTTTTTAATTAGCGCACGTGAGAATTGAGAAGCCTCACAAGCAAACAGCCTAGAAGCTTCTCACTTCTAAGTTCTAATCTTTTTGCTCTTACCAACTTGAGGACCCTAGAggcctccttttttttttttcctttggtttcggttttgataTGATGAGGTTGTTTTTGTAGCTATATTGTCCTATTGATTCCATTTTGCAAGGTGACGAAGGGATGACTAGAAATAACAATGGTGGAGAGGTAATAAGAGTCCAAGGAAAGCTAAAAATGAGTCACCTGGATTACTCAATTGTCCATCTCTTCTACCAAATACGTgaaatagacaaaaaaaaaaaaaaaatcgaccCAAACAAAGATGATAAGGTCAACGATGAGGAGGTGATCAGTGATTTCGGCCAAGAGGTTTGTTGGAATTGGCCGGAGAAATCTGGGGTCTGCAAGTAACGGCTGGATTTGATTAGGATTGGTCACGGGATATAGGAAGATGATACAAGGCCGGTGGTTGTATTTTTGGTTGAAGAATGATGGTTGTCTTTGGTCAAAATACAAGGATGATCATAGTTATAATCTTGCTCTGCTATGCTGCCTATGCATATCCCACCTCTCTAACAGGATTTGATATCCTACCCTGACAAGATATAGATTTCCAAACCTAGAGCAATCTGAACCACCAAACACCAGCTTAGataattttggatgccttaacgatcatcaatttggctaaaattttgtagagatgatctatacattaagacctaaaaactgaacggttaatatgtgaatatgtgatcgaacagtgaccaaaaataaaaatccgtacctaagcttaggtaaggatgtccttagccaagaatgactgtatatatatatatatatatatatatatatatgtgtgtgtgtgtgtgtgtgtgtgtgtgtgtgtgtgtggttcaGATGTAGATGTCAAAATTTGGGTTCTTAAAAAacattagggctaaatactgtttaccaccctgtggtatggacctcgcatcaattcagtccctcgactttcaatttcatcaaaaacacccctgcggTATTATTTTCTTGTCCAATAGGTCATTCCGATTCAATTCCGTCAGTTTCTAACGTtaactgctgacgtggcattccaactcagcaaaagtgggacccacacgcatgtgaaattcccaaaatgacCCTGGGCAACAGaatatggaaaaatccaaaattaatTCCAGTTTTGAGGTTGAGGAGATTCGAACCCCTCCCAAAGCATATGCAAATGAATTGCCCAACCACCCGACCACTTGCATAGTTTTGATatattgcaaacaaaaatagtatatatctacataatagtatttttttaaaaaaggggtcttgacccaaagcacaaaAATAACATAACATTAGCCCATtcaccccagcaacaaattttcattcccactaacccatttAGTTGCGAAATGTCACTTTTAACCTTTAAAGAATTATAAAATTATCAATTGTTCATAAaaccagactctctctcttctctctccctcccacCCTCCCACCCTCCCCTCTCTGATCTCTTTAAAGAAACATTTCGCCGTCGAGCAAGTCGCCCTTACCTTTCCGGTCACCGATTACCAATAGGATTGGAAATTTTAGGTCGAAGAGCACTGGTGGTCAGTGCTGTCGGCGATAGGTCGCCGATTTGGTCTGGGCTGTCGGCGCCGGGAATGCAGAACATGGCTCCAATGGAAGAGACGACGAATCCGACGGTGGTGCTTCAGAAATTTCAGCGATTTCGAGGAGTGGGTATTGGCGGAGACATGAGGGTATGGAGGAGGAGAGTTTGGAAGAGTAGTGCTTGCAGATCTCCATTACTAGAAATAGATGGCCTTGACCGAAAAAGGGAACGATCCATGTCTCATTCACCATTTTTGCAGAATTGAGTTTGTCTTAGAGGTTTGCAGTAGGGCTAGGGAATATAAAGATAGTGTAATGGAAGAATGGAGCAGAAGAAACAGGAAAAAAGCTTAAAGAGAGAAGGAATGGATAATGAAAAGAGAGGTAGGACGTAGCCACTACCTGTGGGAGAATGGTGATTAAATGTTAGGTATGGGACACGGGTGCTAttatttattcttcttttgtctgttttttttttaagtaacaggacataaggaaagaaaaaaaaagggtccttgaatgtctattgccctctaatagacgtctattacccctctattggagggcaatagagagctattggggggcaatagacgttttgaatttatgtaatctccttgttttttttctgtaatcaaagttttatttatctaaatttatggagattagttctcattttggcaactgaaagtcctattggggggcaatacatggttgatagtcgtctattggggggcaatacatggttgatagtcgtctattgggggcaatagacgtctattgggggcaaaaaaactttccggtgagattttcagcaaattccggtgggcgatagccggtgaccggaatccggcgaccggtgaccggaatccggcgaaagttggccggaatccggcggccggtgacgggctccggcgaagtctcctatggtttctctctcttccattttctctctctctctctctaagtaacaaaggggttaGGGGtagaatggtattaaaaaaaaattaaaaacaaaaaaaaaatcttaatggggtattagggaagactcccttagagtgtattgggtaagagagaattaaaaaaatttaatggggttagtgggaaaaaaatccctagaaatggggtaaatggacaaaaaccctttaaaaaaaaatatccacccacctctctcctcctcttctttctcttgggGAAGTTGCAGTTGGCCACCATTGGGGAAGCTTCTCCCCGAAGCGAACCCAATTCTTAAACACTCTCTCCATCCCAACCACCATTGAGCTCTTCCTCACCGACGATAGCTCTTCCTCATCATCTGGGTACCCATCATTTTCTTTACTT encodes the following:
- the LOC133745991 gene encoding uncharacterized protein LOC133745991, whose protein sequence is MEQHLRGSQSPIDVFKYRRRRLSPLAPLQNLIAPQTEDGVSAAGSYGSKGQFVHGKENLRPTSFPAKNKSEAQMCKSTTSSGLCTPSPKSHVAHQVMASAVTEAAAAALTSSPKPNNTSETPITVISCKDWSPQDDGIEVILPPTELPSSNEDVDASSTAGLSLVYGPTTRRRLPLFAEICPE